A region of Paenibacillus thiaminolyticus DNA encodes the following proteins:
- a CDS encoding peptidoglycan D,D-transpeptidase FtsI family protein: MEARKWKIGITQLAGLLTLARGRIAAASILIAAVLGIYIMRLGWLQLIEPHRPVQGGIHTLLQRSIIQRERGIVLDDGRGSILDRSGRPYTGAAVQAAVLFPVHRDSIPSEAVRTLALWFHTTERDVRARWESVTEPLVWPSSRDGKLPHPLTPEQSRKLNASGWDGVRSLPITVRYPLGKNTPQWIGFVAQSAGEQAKSGMSGTSGMSGLERSFEPLLRSLGPTILVHYTDADQRPLYGLDIRIRRPDNPYYPLQLVTTADREIEAAIERAADEAGLTKGSVVVLDAATRDIVAMVSRPAADPNHVMPEQGAWNNRALKALPPGSVYKLFIAAAALEAQVTDQQEQFHCSGDYGKYGLSCWLKDGHGTLTLREALAESCNVVFAELAERMSAAGLEAFAKRAGLAGIVGMSSSDGRGHNELKHFDGEEASRIFAAGDENGTIDGGEKAQLGIGQRNVRLTPLAAANYVATLLQDGAAGEPRLVQELRYANGLSFARFAAGIGSERVMKPQTARQVRRWMEDTVAYGTGQSLRQAAWRLAGKSGTAQADAYGSGRLHTWFVGYGPVEKPKYAVSVVCEDEPAGTSHRATALFGKVMDLLAEHENSGLPRHSTR, translated from the coding sequence ATGGAGGCGCGCAAATGGAAAATCGGCATCACGCAGCTTGCCGGGCTGTTGACGCTTGCCCGGGGACGGATAGCGGCGGCAAGCATCTTGATTGCGGCAGTGCTTGGCATCTACATTATGCGGCTCGGCTGGCTGCAGCTGATCGAGCCGCATCGTCCCGTGCAGGGGGGCATACATACGCTTCTGCAGCGTTCCATTATACAGCGGGAACGAGGCATCGTGCTCGATGACGGCCGGGGGTCGATCCTGGATCGCAGCGGCCGTCCCTACACGGGAGCGGCCGTGCAGGCCGCCGTCTTGTTCCCCGTTCATCGCGATTCGATACCATCTGAAGCGGTGCGCACGCTGGCGCTCTGGTTCCATACGACGGAGCGAGACGTGCGGGCGCGCTGGGAGAGCGTTACCGAACCGCTCGTATGGCCTTCGTCCCGGGACGGCAAGCTGCCCCATCCGCTCACGCCGGAGCAATCCCGGAAGCTGAATGCTTCCGGCTGGGACGGGGTGCGCTCCCTTCCGATCACGGTCAGGTATCCGCTCGGCAAGAATACGCCGCAATGGATCGGCTTTGTCGCGCAATCCGCCGGGGAGCAAGCCAAAAGCGGGATGTCCGGGACGAGCGGAATGTCAGGACTGGAGCGGTCGTTCGAGCCTCTGCTCCGGAGTCTCGGACCGACGATTCTCGTCCATTATACTGATGCGGATCAGCGCCCGTTGTATGGTCTCGATATTCGGATCCGGCGCCCGGACAATCCGTATTATCCGCTGCAGCTTGTCACGACGGCAGATCGCGAGATCGAGGCTGCCATCGAGCGAGCTGCGGATGAAGCGGGATTGACGAAGGGCTCTGTCGTCGTGCTCGATGCGGCGACGCGCGATATCGTTGCGATGGTGTCCCGCCCGGCCGCCGATCCGAATCATGTGATGCCCGAGCAGGGGGCCTGGAATAACCGGGCGCTCAAAGCGCTGCCCCCTGGCTCCGTATATAAGCTGTTCATCGCCGCTGCCGCGCTCGAAGCCCAAGTCACGGATCAGCAAGAGCAATTCCATTGCAGCGGCGACTATGGCAAATACGGTTTATCCTGCTGGCTTAAAGACGGGCACGGAACATTGACGCTCCGCGAGGCGTTGGCGGAATCCTGCAATGTCGTGTTCGCCGAGCTTGCCGAACGGATGAGCGCCGCCGGGCTGGAGGCATTCGCCAAGCGGGCAGGGCTGGCAGGAATTGTCGGCATGAGTTCTTCGGATGGGCGCGGGCATAATGAGTTGAAGCATTTTGATGGAGAGGAGGCGAGCCGGATATTTGCGGCGGGAGACGAAAATGGAACGATTGACGGGGGAGAGAAAGCGCAGCTTGGCATCGGTCAGCGCAATGTGCGTCTTACGCCGTTGGCGGCTGCCAATTATGTCGCCACGCTGCTTCAGGACGGAGCGGCAGGAGAGCCTCGTCTCGTCCAGGAGCTCCGCTATGCGAACGGACTGTCTTTCGCCCGCTTCGCTGCCGGAATAGGAAGCGAACGGGTGATGAAGCCGCAGACGGCAAGACAGGTGCGCCGTTGGATGGAGGATACCGTCGCCTATGGAACGGGACAGTCGCTTCGTCAAGCGGCCTGGCGGCTGGCGGGCAAGAGCGGGACCGCGCAGGCCGATGCTTATGGAAGCGGGCGGCTGCATACATGGTTCGTCGGCTATGGTCCGGTGGAGAAGCCCAAATATGCGGTGAGCGTCGTCTGTGAGGATGAGCCCGCCGGGACCTCCCACCGGGCAACCGCCTTGTTCGGCAAAGTCATGGATTTGCTCGCCGAGCATGAGAATTCCGGCTTGCCGCGCCACAGCACGAGGTAA
- a CDS encoding AI-2E family transporter: MIAFYRKYWRTAFDIGLLILTIYLIMYSFSYLYSIAKPIFLAFIVYMLIEPLAGFLHRRGVNKAIASALSVGLFILLILGAIFGLGFIAMKQAIELQQRMPKYIEVLQKEFANITAFLHQKYEALPEDMTTRLNEYVGTIAKKGSQIALDFLSWIINNVSSFSAFTVNFGIAIILAYFLSIEIDTWRRAARTHTPKTFRHAYTFLKENVIKGIAAYLKAQLKLISITFGIIFISLLLLGVSNALLIGLLSALFDLLPLLGVPVIFIPWIVYLFIAGNSWLAIWLTVVLGVTLITRQILDPKITGNTLGVSAFTMLSFMILSLSLFGVVGVVLSPILLILVKALYDQGYLNKWIRMPKEEFDASPFPEGPDANDGTVRDSDNK; encoded by the coding sequence ATGATCGCGTTTTACCGTAAATATTGGAGAACGGCTTTTGACATTGGACTGCTCATACTGACGATCTACCTTATCATGTATAGCTTCAGTTATCTGTATTCCATCGCCAAGCCTATTTTCCTCGCGTTCATTGTGTACATGCTTATTGAACCGCTAGCCGGATTTCTCCATCGGCGCGGCGTCAACAAGGCGATCGCTTCCGCCCTGTCGGTAGGGCTGTTTATTTTACTCATTTTGGGCGCTATTTTTGGACTTGGCTTTATTGCGATGAAGCAGGCGATTGAACTCCAACAGAGAATGCCCAAATATATTGAAGTCCTTCAGAAGGAATTTGCGAACATTACCGCGTTCCTTCATCAGAAATACGAGGCGCTCCCCGAAGACATGACGACGCGCCTGAATGAATATGTCGGAACGATCGCGAAGAAAGGCTCGCAAATCGCGCTCGATTTTTTAAGCTGGATTATCAATAATGTTTCCTCCTTCTCGGCGTTCACCGTCAATTTCGGCATCGCGATTATACTGGCATACTTCCTCAGCATCGAGATCGATACGTGGAGAAGAGCCGCGCGCACCCATACGCCCAAAACATTTCGACATGCGTATACATTTCTGAAGGAAAATGTTATTAAAGGGATCGCTGCCTATTTGAAAGCACAGCTGAAGCTGATCTCGATTACATTCGGCATCATTTTCATCTCGCTGCTGCTTCTTGGCGTGAGCAATGCGTTGCTGATCGGACTCTTGTCCGCTTTGTTCGATCTGCTGCCGCTGCTTGGCGTTCCGGTCATCTTTATTCCATGGATCGTATACTTGTTCATCGCGGGGAACAGTTGGCTCGCTATTTGGCTCACGGTCGTTCTGGGCGTCACGCTGATTACCCGGCAAATATTAGATCCGAAAATTACGGGCAATACGTTGGGCGTGTCTGCGTTTACGATGCTTTCCTTTATGATATTATCTTTGTCGTTATTTGGTGTCGTCGGGGTCGTCCTGTCCCCTATTCTTCTTATCTTGGTCAAGGCTCTCTATGATCAAGGGTATTTGAACAAATGGATTCGTATGCCAAAAGAAGAGTTCGATGCCTCCCCTTTCCCGGAAGGACCGGATGCGAATGACGGAACCGTGCGGGATTCGGACAATAAATAA
- a CDS encoding polysaccharide deacetylase family protein codes for MEIILLWCFYILTFYAFLPGIISRLFGFRVFQKGRSDSKLALTFDDGPDPEYTPQLLDLLKTYNAKATFFVVGIHAEKHPELLKRMSDEGHLIGIHNYVHKSNWLMRPKTVKQQIRKTSDIIVSATGQRSHYYRPPWGIVNLFDYGNLGHLQIILWSGMFNDWRKKVGEERLFRRMMKRCRGGEVLLLHDCGHTLGADKEAPGIMMKALERFLKEAAERELSCVRVDELIKETEKEKISNPSWLKRGIISGWLLYEKAFHVLYGLQTTNRQDPVFHFRIRPYHGQTLQLDDGIELKRDDELLELHFDNKRLYEIGRRSRSPVQLAIQMIRAVEKSLPELADYIMDHPELKANVKALYGVSMIHRGPEQFGFTVRELPRGLFSWCTRQYLRLLMSVIHPQGKMRLREHSEQMVPKVMVMSVETLLTRYGKSRKPVMEPQPERMIILDKGMEKATHYL; via the coding sequence ATGGAAATCATTTTGTTATGGTGCTTTTACATCCTGACGTTTTATGCGTTTCTACCAGGTATCATCAGCCGATTATTCGGTTTCCGCGTGTTCCAAAAGGGCAGATCGGATTCGAAGCTGGCGCTGACGTTCGATGACGGGCCAGATCCGGAATATACGCCGCAGCTGCTGGATTTACTGAAGACATACAACGCCAAGGCAACCTTCTTTGTCGTTGGCATACATGCGGAGAAGCACCCCGAATTGCTGAAGCGAATGAGCGATGAGGGGCATTTGATTGGCATCCACAACTACGTCCATAAATCCAACTGGCTGATGCGTCCGAAAACGGTGAAACAGCAAATTCGCAAAACGTCGGATATCATTGTGTCCGCTACTGGACAACGATCTCACTATTATCGTCCTCCGTGGGGGATTGTCAATTTATTTGATTATGGCAATCTCGGTCATCTTCAAATTATACTCTGGTCCGGCATGTTCAATGATTGGCGGAAGAAGGTCGGCGAGGAACGGCTCTTCCGGCGCATGATGAAGCGTTGCCGGGGCGGAGAGGTGCTGCTCCTGCACGATTGCGGGCATACGCTTGGTGCCGATAAGGAAGCTCCCGGCATCATGATGAAGGCATTGGAGCGGTTTTTGAAGGAAGCGGCGGAGCGCGAGCTGTCCTGCGTTCGCGTAGATGAGCTGATCAAGGAGACCGAGAAGGAGAAGATCAGCAATCCTTCCTGGTTGAAGCGCGGCATTATCAGCGGCTGGCTTCTATATGAGAAGGCGTTCCATGTGCTGTACGGCCTCCAGACGACGAATCGCCAAGATCCGGTGTTTCATTTCCGGATCCGCCCGTATCATGGGCAGACGCTTCAATTGGATGACGGCATCGAATTGAAGCGGGACGATGAGTTACTGGAGCTGCATTTCGATAATAAGCGGCTGTACGAGATTGGCCGGCGTTCGCGCTCACCCGTCCAGCTTGCGATACAGATGATACGCGCCGTAGAGAAATCGTTGCCGGAGCTTGCGGATTATATTATGGATCATCCAGAGCTGAAGGCGAATGTAAAGGCGTTGTACGGCGTAAGCATGATTCATCGGGGACCGGAGCAATTCGGGTTCACCGTGCGGGAGCTGCCGCGAGGCTTATTTTCCTGGTGTACGCGCCAATATTTGCGTCTGCTGATGAGCGTCATTCATCCTCAAGGGAAGATGAGACTGAGAGAGCACTCGGAGCAGATGGTTCCCAAAGTGATGGTCATGTCCGTCGAAACGCTCCTTACCCGCTATGGCAAGTCACGCAAGCCGGTGATGGAGCCTCAGCCGGAGCGAATGATCATTTTAGACAAAGGAATGGAAAAAGCAACGCATTATTTGTAA